From the genome of Agromyces intestinalis:
ACGCCCGGGCGAACCCGGGGCGACGGCGCATCACCGCGTCCGAGCCCATGCGGCGCGACGCACGGCGCGACGCGTGACGTGACGCGCTGCGTCGGGGTGCGTCGCTCGATGCCGGACGTTCGCGTCGCGTTCACCCGTCGGTCGCGCGGGCTCCACGTGCGGGCTGCGCGCCGTTGCGACGCTGCGGTGCCGAACCACCTGAGGAGGCCTCGCCGTGACCGATCGCCGTGCGATCCCCCCGCGCACTCGAGTGCGCCTGGCCGTGTTCGTCGCCGCCCTGCTCGCGCCGGGCGTGGCGCTGGCCGGGTGCGCGCTCGCCGCGTCCACGCACGGCGCGCCGACCGCGATCGGTTCGCCGGTGCCCGGGGTCGCCCCGCTCGGCCACGGGTTCCTGGGCGATTCGGGCCCCACCCCGACCCCCGAGGCGACCGTCGAACCCGAACCCGGTTCATGGGCGGGCGTCGTGCCGCCGTCCGGCTACCGGGTCGTGCTCATCACCGCGGGCGACGACCCCGCGAGCACGGCCGTCGCGGACGGGGTGCGGGTCTGGGCCGCTCGCACCGGTGTCGCCCTCGATGAGCGCACGGCGGTCGACGACGACGGCGTCGAGGCGCGCATCGAGGAAGCCGTCGCCCTCGCTCCCGACCTCGTGGTCGGTGCCGGTGCCGGCGTCGTCGACGTGTTCGCGCTGCTGACGGCCCAGCACCTCGGGCAGCAGTTCCTCGTGGTGGGCGCCCAGCTCGCCGAGCCCACCGAGAACGTCACCTCGGTGATCTGGGACGGCGCGGCGTTCCGCGGCACGGGGCTGGCCGCGGCATCCGAGCCGACCGCCGAGGCGATCACGCCCGCCCGCGCGAGCGACGCGATCGAGGCCGGCGTTGCGAGCGTGCTGCACGGGCACACCGGCATCGTGCTGCACCTGTCGACTCGGTGAGCGTGATCGCAGGTCTCGATACGGGCCGCGTGGCTGCCTACGCGACCGGCGCGGAAGTGCGAGGGCCGCGCAGCAACCCCAGGATGAGCAGCACGAGGCCGAGCTCGATCGCCCCGGCCGCGAAGTAGATCGCCTGCAGGAAGCTGAACGGGATGAACACCATCTGCACGAAGATCCAGATCAGTGCGGCGTACCCGGCCGCAGTCGACCAGAACAGCGCCGCCGGGCTCCGACGCAGCAGCGACCCGAACGCGAGCAGGTGGATGCCGCCCAGCACGAGCGCGAGCACCAGCCCCGGCACGAGGTAGCTCGAGAACGGTGACCCCTCGAGGTACTCGAGGGGCGGCCTGATGACCATCGCGACGTCGGGATTCAGCGAACCGGCGGTCAGCGCGACGCCGCCGGCGAACGCGGTGACGGCGACGATCGCCTGCACGACGAGCAGCACGACTCTCGATGTGGTGTGCATGAGGTCAGTATCCTCGCCGCGAACGCTTGCCGCGAGGCATCCGCTCTGCTGGACTCGACGCATGACCGCGCTGCTGCCGCCCGTTCCCGAGTCCGTGAGCGAGGAGCTCGTCGAGCTGGGCGAGGACGTCATCCTTCGGGTGCTGCGCGGGGGCTCGGGCACGCCGATCGTGATGCTGCCCGGCTGGACGTGCACGGCCGACTTCTTCGTGCACCAGCTCGCCGACTTCCCCGACCGCGGATTCGAGGTGATCGCCGTCGACCCGCGTGGGCACGGCGGTTCGTCCAAGCCGCTCACCGGCAATACCTTCGCGCAGCGCGGCCTCGATCTCGACGCGCTGCTGAACGCGCTCGACCTCGACCGGGTGGTGCTGTTCGGCTGGTCGTTCGGTGTGCTCGACGTGCTGTCGTACCTGCAGCAGTTCGGCACCGGCCGGGTCTCGAAGCTCGTGCTCGTCGACGAGACCCCGAAGGTGCCCGCGATGCCCGGCACCGAGGAGTGGGGCGAGGCCGAGCTCAGCCACGACGGCATCGTCGCGTTCCTGCGAGCCATGATCGACGACCGGGTCGGGTTCTGGACCGCGTACGCCGCCTACATGATCGGCCGCGACGAGGGCGCCCCGCTCGACGATCCCGACATCGCGCGCATCGTCGAGCTCGGGCTGCAGACGCCCGAGCACATCGCGGTCGCCACCGGCGCCGACGGGCTCACCAGCGACTACGCAGAGGTCGCATCGGATGCCTCGGAGCAGGTGCCGACCCTCTTCATCGCGCGCGACGACTGGGCCGAGGCCGCCGCGCACTGGGTCACGGTGAACATGCCCGACGCCGAGTTCGCGACCATGCCCGTGCACCTGGGGTTCGCCACCGACCCGGTGTCGTTCGACCGCACCGTCGCGGAGTTCCTCGAGCGCGACGAGTAGGGCGCCTCCGGCGGCTCCGGCGCGACGACCGGGCGATGGGGTCGGTTCGGTGTGGCGGTATCCTTGCGACCGCAAGCAGTCGGTATCGAGGAGAGCGGATGTCACGACGGAACCACCGCGTCGCGGTGCTCGTGCTCGAGGGCGCGAAGCCGCTCGACGTCGGCATTCCGGCGCAGATCTTCACGACCCGGGCGAGCATGCCCTACGAGGTGCGCGTGTGCGGGGCGACCCCCGGCATGGTGACGGGCGGCGACGGACTCTCGTACCACGTCGCCGAGGGACTGGAGGCCCTCGAGTGGGCGCAGACGATCTTCGTCCCGGGCTACCGGCACCCCGATCGAGAGGACCCGCCTGGCGCCGTGGTCGACGCCCTCCGTGCGGCGCATTCCCGCGGCATCCGGCTCGCAGCGATCTCGACCGGCGCGTTCGCGCTCGCCGCGACCGGCCTGCTCGACGGCCGCCGCGCCACGACCCACTGGCACTACACGAGGCAGTTGCAGGCGAAGCATCCGCTCGTCCGTGTCGATGAGAACGTGCTGTTCGTCGACGAGGGCGCGCTGCTCACCTCGGCCGGTGCGGCCTCGGGCATCGACCTCTGCCTGCATCTCGTGCGTCGCGACCACGGAGTCGCACTGTCGAACCACGTTGCGAGGCGGCTCGTCGCCGCCCCCTACCGCAGCGGCGGGCAGGCGCAGTACGTGCCGCGGGCACTGCCCGACCCGCTCGGCGAACGGTTCGCCGCGACGCGCGAGTGGGCGATCGCCCGACTCGGCGACCCGATCACGCTCGACGACCTCGCCCGGCACGCGAACGTGTCGGCCCGCACCTTCTCGCGGCGGTTCCGTGACGACACCGGATACACGCCGATGCAGTGGGTGCTGCGCGCGCGCATCGACCTGGCCCGCGAACTGCTCGAGCGCAGCGACCTCGGCGTCGAGCAGATCGCCGCGCAGGCCGGGCTCGGCACGGGCGCGAACCTGCGGTTGCACTTCCAGCGCATCCTCGGCACGTCGCCGATGGAGTACCGGCACACCTTCCAGCGCTGAGCGGGGCGGCGGGCAGGCCCGGCCGGCCCCGGGCTGCGTCGGCGTCGCTGGTGCGGTTGCCGCCCTGCGAAAACAGGATGAGGCGGGTTATGCGGGTCGGGTGAGGGGGATGGCTCGGCTGGTCCTGTTTTCGTCGGAGGGTGGGCGGGTGCGACCGGCTGCCTCGGCGTCGCTGGTGCGGTTGCCGCCCTGCGAAAACAGGATGAGGCGGGTTATGCGGGTCGGGTGAGGGGGATGGCTCGGCTGGTCCTGTTTTCGTCGGAGGTCACGCGTGCCGCGTCGTCGAGGAGCGCGGCGTGCTCGGTGCGCGCGAGGAAGTCGCGAATCGTGTCGCGACTGCGGGTGAGGCAGGCGAGGCGCTCCTCGATGCCGGCGAGCTCTGCGGCGAGCATCTCGGCGACGCCGCGGGCGCAGGTGGGGCGGCTGTCGGATGCCACGCCCTCGAGCACGAGCACCTCCTTGACGAGCCGGGTCGGCAGGCCCGACTGCACGAGGCCGGCGATGCGCCGCACGCGATCGACGTCGGCCTCGTCGTAGGCGCGGTAGCCGTTCGGCTGCCGCTCGGGCGCGAGCAGGTCCTGTTGCTCGTAATAGCGCACGAGGCGCGGCGAGACACCGGCACGCTCGGCTACTTCACCGATCTTCATGAGCCCTCCGGATGGTCGGATCGATGCAGGCGCATCAACACCTTGACATTGACATCAATGTCAGAGTTTAGCGTCGAACCATGCACCGCACCAGCCAACCCACCAGCCGACGCGCGGGTGAACGTGACGCCGTTCGCACGCACGGCCCCTCGCGACTCCCTTGGCCGTCGCTGCTCGTCCTCGGCGCTGCCGCATTCGTCATGGTCACCGCCGAGATGCTGCCGACCGCGGTATTGCCGTGGATGAGCGCCGGCCTCGGCGTGACCGAACCGCAGATCGGCCTGCTCGTCTCGATCTGGGCCGGTGTGGTCGTGGTCGGATGCCTGCCGCTCGCGCACCTCACCCGTCGCTTCGATCGCCGCGCCGTCATCGTGTGGAGCCTCGTCGCGCTCGCCGGCTCGACCGCCGCGACCGCGCTCGTGCACACCTACCCCGACGTGATCGCCGCACGGCTCATCGGCGCGCTCGCCGTCGGCCTGCTCTGGGCCACCAGCAACGCGCACACCGCCGACCTCGTCGCCGACCGCGACCTCGGCCGAGCGGTCTCGGTCGTGCTCGGCGGCGCCACGCTCGGCACGGTGCTCGGCACGCCGGTCGGTGCGGTCGTCGCGGATGCGATCGGCTGGCGGGCCGCCTTCGGCGGGCTCGCCGTTGCCGCGCTGATCGCGGCGGTGCTCGTGCGGTTCGTCGTGCGTCGGACTCCTCGGGTCGCGGATGTCGCGGAGCGCGCGGCGGCGAACGGTTCCGTCGCGGTCGGCGGCGACACGGATGCCTCGGAGCGCGGCGTCCCCTCGGCCGCCGACGCCGGGCGTGGCATCCGCCCGATCGTCGTGGTGATCTCGCTCGTCGCCGTGCTGCTCGTCGGGCATTACGGCGCGTACACCTTCGTCACCCGGCTCGTCGATGTGCCCGGCGTTCCGGGCGGCATCGGTGCGATGCTGTTCGCGTTCGGCGTCGCCTCGGCGATCGGCGTGTTCGTCGCAGGCCGGTTCGCCGACACCCGTCGTGCGCTCGTCGGGGCGACGTTCGTCACAGCTGCGGCGATCGCGGCGCTGGTGTTCGTCGGCGCGAGCCCCGGGTTCGCGGTGGGCGTGGTACTGCTGTGGGGCGTGGCATCCGGGGCGGTGCCGCCGCTCGCCCAGACCCTGGTGCTGCGCCTCGCCGGTCCGTCGCGCCGCGATCTGGCCGGGGCGCTCATCCCCGTGGTGTTCAACCTCGGCATCGCGATCGGGGCGGCCCTCTCGTCGGCCGTGGTGAACGGGTTCGGCATCGGCACGCTGCCCGTGCTCGCCGCCGGCGTGGTCGTGCTGTCTGGGGCGGCGCTCGCCGCCTCGGGGTGGTCGGCCCGGTCGTCGGGCGCCCGTTCCGCTGTGAGCGGATCGGAGCAGACGGCGACGGGCGCGCAGGGTTAGCCTCGTGCCATGGCGAGCATCACGTGGCATCCGTCGGCCGAGCGCCCGCGCCGCCGTGCGCTCTGGCGCGAGGCCGTCGGAGCCCTGCTGCGGCAGGAGCGCCTCGAACAGCAGCGCACCCTCGCCGACGTCGCCCGCGAGGCGGGCGTCTCGGTCCAGCACCTGTCCGAGGTCGAGCGCGGCCGCAAGGAGGCATCGAGCGAGGTGCTCGGCGCCGTCGGCGAAGCGCTCGGGCTCGACCTCGCCGATCTCGCGGCGGGAGTCGCGCGCATGCTCACGACCGACCGCCGCATGGCCGAGGCCCGGGGGCGCGTGATCGTGCTGCCGACGAGCGTCGATCTCGGCGTGCTGCCGTCGCAGATCTCGCCCGGCACCCCCTCGGCGCTGCTCGCCGCCTGACCTGCCCCCTCCCCCCTGCCCCCCTGCCCCCCTGCCCCCCTGCCCCCCTGCCCCCCTGCCCCCCTGCCCCCCTGCCCCCTGCCCCCTGCCCCCCTGCCTACCCTCCCCCTGCCCCCGGGCCCGCCTGGGAACACATTCGAGGATTCGGAACACGTTTCCAGGGATTCGTCCTCCCAATCCTCGAATGTGTTCCCGGTCCGCGGGGCCACGCACGGATCCCGATCGGTCAGACCAGCGGAAGCGCGAGGCCGTCGCGCCGCACCGGGACCAGGTGATCGGCGATGCCGTACTCGACGGCCGCAGCCGCCGGCAGGATCAGGTCGCGGTCGGTGTCGCGCCGCACCTGCTCGATCGGGCGGCCCGTGTCGTGCGCGAGCACGGTCTCGAGCTCGGCACGCACCCGCACCACCTCGTCAGCATGGATGATCAGGTCGGGGATCGCGCCCTGCCCCTGGATCGACGGCTGATGCAGGATGACCCGCCCGTGCCGCAGGATCGACCGCAGTCCCGGCGTTCCGCCCGCCAGCAGAACCGCGGCCGGGCCCGCGGCCTGCCCGACACAGGTGGTCGCGACATCCGGCCTGATGTGCTGCATCGTGTCGTAGACCGCGAGTGCCGCCTGCGGGGATCCGCCGGGCGAGTTCAGGTACAGGCTCACGGGCGTGTCGGGGCTGTCGGACTCGAGGTGCAGCAGCTGCGCGATGAGCACATTGGCCACGCCGTCGTCGAGCTCGGTGCCGAGGTAGACGATGCGCTCCGAGAGCAGGCGGCTGTACACGTCCATCGAGCGTTCGACGCCGGCGCGGCGTTCGACGACGTAGGGGATCGAGTAGGTGCTCATGCGCGTACTCCTTCGGTTCGCGGGGCGAGCGGATGCCTCGCTGCGGCGCCGTCGGCGGCGTCGGGCAGCCCGATGCCGACGGTGCGGGCGGGCGGCGCCGGGTAGATGTGGGCGGCGTCTCGCACGACCCGGTCGATGAATCCGTACTCGACGGCGGCCTGAGCCGTCCACCAGCGGTCGCGCTGCGAGTCCTCGGTGATGCGGTCGAGCGACTGCCCGGTGTGCTCGGCGATGAGTGCGAGCACGGTGTCGCGCGTGTACCGCAGGTCTTCGGCCTGCAGTTCGACGTCGATGGCGGTGCCGCCGATGCCGGCCGAGCCCTGGTGCATGAGGATGCGCGCGTGCGGCAGCGCGGCGCGCTTGCCCGGGGTGCCCGCCGAGAGCAGGAACTGCCCCGCGCTGGCCGCCATGCCGATCGCGAGGGTCGACACGTCGTTCGGGATCGCGCGCATCACGTCCATGATGGCGAGCATCGCGGGCACCGAGCCGCCGGGGGAGTTGATCCAGAACGCGATGTCCTCGCGAGGATCGTCAGCGCTCAGCATCAGCAGCTGGCTGATGAGCCGGTTGCCGATCGCCTGGTCGAGCGAGTCGCCGAGTACGACGATGCGGCGGTCGAAGAGACGCGCGGCGAGGTCGGCGTCGATGGGGTGCAGTGGAGCGGTCGGTTCGGTCATGCCCTCAGCGTGCGCGCCCGGATGCCCCGCATGCCACGCTTTCCCCCGTGGGCGGATCCCCCGTCGGCGGAATCCCCATCCCGCCCCGTCGGCGGATGCCCCATCCCGCCCCTGGGCGGTGCTTTTCTCAGGAGCTTCTGCGTATCCGGGCGCCGAAACGTACCGAATCGCCTGAGAAGGGATCCCAATCCGCCCGCGGCTCCTGAAAAGGGGTGGGTGCGGCGGCGGCCGCGAACCATCCGTTGCAAGATGCAACGGATAGGCGTAGCGTTGCATTGTGCAACATAACGATCAGGGTGAGCGTGCGGAAGATCCGCGATCGACGGATGCCTCGGGCATCCTGCATGCGCTCATGCTGATCTCGCGCCGCGGCGTCGCCGACGCGCGTACCGCGCCGACCAGCCTGTCGATGACCGCGCAGTCGATCGTGGCCTTCATCGTCGACCACCCGGGCACCCGGTCGGTCGACCTGGCCCGCGAGTTCCGGCTCAACCGCTCGACCGTCTCGCGCCAGCTCGGCGACCTCGTCGCGCTCGGGCTCGTGCGCGAGGCTTCCGGCACCGGTCGCGGTCGCCCGCTCGAGCTCACCGAGGCGGGCCGACGCGCCTACGACGAGACCGTCGCGATCCTGCAGGCGGTCGTCGATGCGAGCCTCGCCGGCTGGAGCGACGCCGAGGTCGCGCGCTTCGCCCGCGACCTGGCCCGGTTCAACGCCGCGACCACCGGCAGCGCCGGCGGCCGCGTCGAGCCGGTCGGCTCCTCCCCAGACCCGGATGCCTCGGGTGAAGAACCACCACGTGGCATCCGCCCATGAAAGAACACCCCGACCAAGAACTCCACGAGAGGACAGGGACCCCCTGATGAAGCACATCACCGTGCTCGGCACCGGCGTGCTGGGCTCGCAGATCGCGTACCAGACCGCCTTCAGCGGCTACGACGTGGTCGCCTACGACATCGACGACGCCGCGCTCGACGCGGCCCGCGAGCGATTCGCCAAGCTCGCCGTGACCTACTCGCAGCAGGTCGCGGGCGCTGCGGGCGGCAAGGCCGACGACGCGCTCGCGCGCATCCGGTACAGCGCCGACCTCACCGACGCCGTGCGCGACGCCGACCTCGTGATCGAGGCCGTGCCCGAGGCGCTCGAGCTGAAGCGCGACGTGTACACGAAGCTCGCCGCGGTCGCGCCCGAGCACACCGTCTTCGCGACGAACTCGTCGACCCTGCTGCCGAGCGCGCTGGCCGAGTTCACCGGTCGGCCCGCGAAGTTCCTCGCGCTGCACTTCGCGAACCAGATCTGGCTGCACAACACCGCCGAGGTCATGGGCACCCCGCAGACCGACCCGGCCGTGTTCGAGCAGGTCGTCGAGTTCGCGGCATCCATCGACATGGTGCCGATCGTGATCAAGAAGGAGAAGGCCGGCTATCTGCTGAACTCGCTGCTCGTGCCGCTGCTGAACGCGGCCGGCGACCTGCTCGTCGACGGCATCGCCGAGCCCGACGCGGTCGACAAGACCTGGCGTATCGGCACCGGCGCGCCGATGGGCCCGTTCCAGATCTTCGACGTGATCGGCCTGACCACTGCGTACAACGTGTCGATCGCCGGCGGCGAGAAGCAGCAGGCGTTCGCGAAGTTGCTCAAGGAGCAGTACCTCGACCAGGGCAAGCTCGGCGTCGCGACGGGCGAGGGGTTCTACTCCTACCGCTGAGCGCGCGGTGCGCGGACGAGGGCGGGGCGGATGTCTCGCGCGTGGCGCGATCCTTTCGGATGATGTCGCCTGCGCCACTGCCGCGGGCGGGCGGGTTCGGCGAACATCGTCACGTCGATTCGAAAGGAACCACACCGACATGACCCGCATCGCCATCAATGGATTCGGCCGCATCGGACGCAACACGCTCCGAGCCCTGCTCGAGCGCGACGTCGACCTCGAGGTCGTCGCCGTCAACGACCTGACCGAACCCAAGGCGCTCGCCCAACTGCTGAAGTTCGACAGCACCCTCGGCCGGCTCGGGCGCACCGTGACCGTCGAGGGCGACGAGATCGTCGTCGACGGCCGTCGCATCACGGTGCTCGCCGAGCGAGACCCCGCGAACCTGCCCTGGGCCGAGCTCGGCGTCGACATCGTGCTCGAGTCGACCGGTCGCTTCACCTCCAAGGACGCCGCGTCGGCGCACTTGGTCGCCGGAGCGAAGAAGGTGCTCGTGAGCGCCCCCGCCGACGGCGCCGACGTCACCCTCGCCTACGGCGTGAACACCGACGCGTACGACCCGGCCGTGCACACCATCGTGTCGAACGCGTCGTGCACGACGAACGCGCTCGCGCCGCTCGCCGCGGTGCTCGACGACCTCGCCGGCATCGAGCACGGCTTCATGACGACCGTGCACGCCTACACGCAGGAGCAGAACCTGCAGGACGGCCCGCACCGCGACCCGCGCCGCGCCCGCGCCGCCGGCATCAACATCGTGCCCACGACGACCGGTGCCGCGAAGGCGATCGGCCTCGTGCTGCCGCAGCTCGACGGCAAGCTGTCGGGCGACTCGATCCGGGTGCCCGTGCCCGTCGGCTCGATCGTCGAGCTGAACACGACGGTCGCGCGCGACGTGACTCGCGAGGACGTGCTCGCCGCCTACCGCGCGGCCGCCGAGGGGCCGCTCGCAGGTGTGCTCGAGTACTCGGAGGACCCGCTGGTGTCGAGCGACATCACCGGCAACCCGCACTCGTCGATCTTCGACGCCGCGCTGACGCGCGTCGACGGCCGCCACGTCAAGGTCGTCGCCTGGTACGACAACGAGTGGGGCTTCTCGAACCGCGTCATCGACACGCTGCTGCTGCTCGCGGCCTGATCGCCACGCCGGGCGGGTCCCGCCCGTCCCGCCCCGCCCCGCCCGGTGCCCCCTTCGTCGGGGACGCTTGTGGTCGCCCGCACCCGACGTGAGCGACCACGAGCGTCCCCGCAGGGGTGCGTCGGCCCCGTGCGCCGGCCGCGCCGGGTTAACGTGGACGGATGCTGGTCACGAGGCTGCGGGTGCACCCGGTGAAGTCGCTCGCGGGATACGACGTCGGCATGGCGCGAGTCGAGACCTGGGGGCTCGCCGGCGACCGACGCTGGGCGGTGGTCGACCGCGACGGCGCGACCGTGACAGCGCGCGAACGCAACCGCATGCTCGGGCTCACCGCCGAGGCACTCGCCGACGGCGGGGTGCTGCTCGGCGATGCCGGGGCATCCGGCAGCGACCTGCTGCGCGTCGATCCGCCTACCGACGCAACACCCATCCCCGTCGGCATCTCACGCCAGCGCGAGGCGCTGCCCGCGGGCGACGAGGCCGACGAGTGGCTGAGCACCAGGATCGGGCAGCCGGTACGGCTCGTGTGGCAGCCCGACCCGCGCGTGCGTCCGGTGAACCCGACGCACGGCGGCCTCGCGGGCGAGCACGTGAGCCTCGCCGACGTGGGGCCGCTGCTGCTCACGACGCAGGCTTCGCTCGCGCAACTCGACCGGTGGACCGACGACGAGACGCCACCCCTCGACATGCTGCGGTTCCGCCCGAACGTGGTGATCGACGGCGATGAGCCGTTCGCCGAGGAGGCGTGGTCGCACGTCGACATCGGATCGATGCGGTTCCGCGTGGTCGGCGTGTGCGACCGATGCGTGATGACCACGATCGACCCGACGACGCTCGTACGCGGCAAGGAACCGATCCGCACACTCGCCCGGCATCGCCGTCGCAACGGCAAGACCTACTTCGGCATCTGGCTCGCACCCGAGACGACGGGCGAGATCGCCGTCGCCGAGGAGGTCGTGCCGAGGCTCGGTTGATCGCTCGGCTTCGAGGCCTCCGCGCGAGCGATGAGCCTCGACGACGCGACGCCGCCCAGACGATCTCGCCCGCCAGCACCCTCGGAGTTCGGCTGCGCGAGCGGCGAGGTGCGCACGGGCCGGGCGACCGCGGTGCCGACGATGCCGAGCGCGGCGCCGGCGATCATCATCGCTGCGACCGGCCACCAGTGGCCGGTCGCAGCGAGCATCGCGGTCGCGGCGATCGGAGCGAGCGCTCCGCCGAGGATGCCTCCGGCCTCCCGGCCGATCGAGATGCCCGAATAGCGGATGTTCGCGGGGAACATCGCGGTGAACCAGGCGGGCTGCATGCCATCGGCGGCGGAGTTGACGATGCCGATCAGCAGCGCCACGAACCCGACCACGAGCGCCGCGTTGCCGGTGTCGAGCACCACGAACAGCGGTACGGCGAGTAGGCCCAGGCCGGCGAGCGCCCACGCGGTCAGCTGCCGGGCGCCGATCCGGTCGCCGACCGCGCCCCACAGCGGGCACAGCACCGCGGCGAGCGTTGCGCCGACGAGCAGTGCGGTCAGCGTGACCCAGCGGGGCATGCCGGTCGTGGCCGCGTAGCTCAGGCAGAACACCGTCACGACGTAGAACGTCGCGTTCTGTCCGCCGCGGATGAGCAGGATCGCGAGCACGTTCCGCGGTCGACGCAGCACCACGGCGATCGGTCGGTGCACGCGTTCGTGCCGCGCGACCACGTCGAGGAACTCCGGCGATTCGCCGACGCGACGGCGCAGCACGAGGCCGATCGCGACGAGCACGAGACTCGCCAGGAACGGCACGCGCCACCCCCACGACAGCAGCGCCTGTTCGTCGAGCGTCGCGACGAGCACCACGAATGCCAGGTTGCCGAGGATCAGCCCGACGTAGACCCCGCTGGTCACGAACGCTCCGCGGAATCCCGGTCGCACGCGCGAGTGCTCGAGCGCGAGCAGCACGGCGCCACTCCACTCACCGCCGGTGGCAGCCCCTTGGATGAAGCGCAGCACGACGAGCAGCGTGGGTGCCGCCGCGCCGATCTGGGAATGCGTGGGCTGGAGCCCGATGAGCGCGGATGCGATGCCCATGACGAGCAGCGTGCCGAGCAGCGTGCGTCGCCGGCCGATGCGGTCGCCGAGGGCCCCCGACAGGAGGCCGCCGAGCGGGCGGGCGACGAAGCCGGTGGCGTAGACGGCGAACGACAGCAGTACGCCGGTGAGCGGGTCTTCGTCGGGGAAGAACAGCGTCGGGAACACGAGCGCGGCTGCGGTGCCGTAGAGGAAGAAGTCGTACCACTCGAGCACGGTTCCGGCGGTCGCCCCGACCAGGGCGCGGCGGGCGGGGGCGCGGTTCGCGCCGTTCACGAGGACGCACCTGCGGTCAACGCGTCGGCCCGGCCGGCGTCGGCCACGAGCGGGGCCGCGAAGAACGCGAGTTCCAGCTCGGACGAGCGGCGGAACGCACGTCGCATCCGCTCGCGCACCTCAGGCGGGGCCGCGGCCGCCGTCTCGATGACGATGCGGATCGCCTCGCGGTTCGCGACGGCGAACTCGGCATCGCCGTAGGTCGCGAGCCACGACGCGTACGGGTGCTCGGGATCGCGCGGGGCCGCCCCGAAGCCGCCGTCGGCGAGCCGGTCGCCGAGGTCGGCGTAGATCCAGTAGCAGGGCAGTACGGCGGCCACGAGCTCGGCGTAGCTCCCGCGCGCCGCGGTGGCGTGCAGATGGTCGAGGTAGGCGACGCTCGTCGCGTCGGGTTCCGGGGCGGCGCCCGGGTCGGATGTCCCGCCCAGCCACTCGGCGTGCAGCGCGAGTTCGCCGTCGAGGGCGCCGACCGATGACCGCGCCCAGAAGGCCTGCTCCGAGGCATCCGACGCGAGCCTGGATGCCTCGGCCAGCACCCGCGCGTACTCGCCCAGGTAGATCGCGTCCTGTGCGAGGTAGCCCGAGAACACGTCGCGCGGGAGCGTACCGTCGGCCAGTCCGCGCACGAACGGGAGGTCGTCGATCGCGCTCCGCACGTCGA
Proteins encoded in this window:
- a CDS encoding ClpP family protease, producing the protein MSTYSIPYVVERRAGVERSMDVYSRLLSERIVYLGTELDDGVANVLIAQLLHLESDSPDTPVSLYLNSPGGSPQAALAVYDTMQHIRPDVATTCVGQAAGPAAVLLAGGTPGLRSILRHGRVILHQPSIQGQGAIPDLIIHADEVVRVRAELETVLAHDTGRPIEQVRRDTDRDLILPAAAAVEYGIADHLVPVRRDGLALPLV
- a CDS encoding MarR family winged helix-turn-helix transcriptional regulator, with the protein product MQHNDQGERAEDPRSTDASGILHALMLISRRGVADARTAPTSLSMTAQSIVAFIVDHPGTRSVDLAREFRLNRSTVSRQLGDLVALGLVREASGTGRGRPLELTEAGRRAYDETVAILQAVVDASLAGWSDAEVARFARDLARFNAATTGSAGGRVEPVGSSPDPDASGEEPPRGIRP
- a CDS encoding helix-turn-helix domain-containing protein; translated protein: MASITWHPSAERPRRRALWREAVGALLRQERLEQQRTLADVAREAGVSVQHLSEVERGRKEASSEVLGAVGEALGLDLADLAAGVARMLTTDRRMAEARGRVIVLPTSVDLGVLPSQISPGTPSALLAA
- a CDS encoding ClpP family protease, which gives rise to MTEPTAPLHPIDADLAARLFDRRIVVLGDSLDQAIGNRLISQLLMLSADDPREDIAFWINSPGGSVPAMLAIMDVMRAIPNDVSTLAIGMAASAGQFLLSAGTPGKRAALPHARILMHQGSAGIGGTAIDVELQAEDLRYTRDTVLALIAEHTGQSLDRITEDSQRDRWWTAQAAVEYGFIDRVVRDAAHIYPAPPARTVGIGLPDAADGAAARHPLAPRTEGVRA
- a CDS encoding alpha/beta fold hydrolase; protein product: MTALLPPVPESVSEELVELGEDVILRVLRGGSGTPIVMLPGWTCTADFFVHQLADFPDRGFEVIAVDPRGHGGSSKPLTGNTFAQRGLDLDALLNALDLDRVVLFGWSFGVLDVLSYLQQFGTGRVSKLVLVDETPKVPAMPGTEEWGEAELSHDGIVAFLRAMIDDRVGFWTAYAAYMIGRDEGAPLDDPDIARIVELGLQTPEHIAVATGADGLTSDYAEVASDASEQVPTLFIARDDWAEAAAHWVTVNMPDAEFATMPVHLGFATDPVSFDRTVAEFLERDE
- a CDS encoding GlxA family transcriptional regulator, producing MSRRNHRVAVLVLEGAKPLDVGIPAQIFTTRASMPYEVRVCGATPGMVTGGDGLSYHVAEGLEALEWAQTIFVPGYRHPDREDPPGAVVDALRAAHSRGIRLAAISTGAFALAATGLLDGRRATTHWHYTRQLQAKHPLVRVDENVLFVDEGALLTSAGAASGIDLCLHLVRRDHGVALSNHVARRLVAAPYRSGGQAQYVPRALPDPLGERFAATREWAIARLGDPITLDDLARHANVSARTFSRRFRDDTGYTPMQWVLRARIDLARELLERSDLGVEQIAAQAGLGTGANLRLHFQRILGTSPMEYRHTFQR
- a CDS encoding MFS transporter; its protein translation is MHRTSQPTSRRAGERDAVRTHGPSRLPWPSLLVLGAAAFVMVTAEMLPTAVLPWMSAGLGVTEPQIGLLVSIWAGVVVVGCLPLAHLTRRFDRRAVIVWSLVALAGSTAATALVHTYPDVIAARLIGALAVGLLWATSNAHTADLVADRDLGRAVSVVLGGATLGTVLGTPVGAVVADAIGWRAAFGGLAVAALIAAVLVRFVVRRTPRVADVAERAAANGSVAVGGDTDASERGVPSAADAGRGIRPIVVVISLVAVLLVGHYGAYTFVTRLVDVPGVPGGIGAMLFAFGVASAIGVFVAGRFADTRRALVGATFVTAAAIAALVFVGASPGFAVGVVLLWGVASGAVPPLAQTLVLRLAGPSRRDLAGALIPVVFNLGIAIGAALSSAVVNGFGIGTLPVLAAGVVVLSGAALAASGWSARSSGARSAVSGSEQTATGAQG
- a CDS encoding MerR family transcriptional regulator, producing MKIGEVAERAGVSPRLVRYYEQQDLLAPERQPNGYRAYDEADVDRVRRIAGLVQSGLPTRLVKEVLVLEGVASDSRPTCARGVAEMLAAELAGIEERLACLTRSRDTIRDFLARTEHAALLDDAARVTSDENRTSRAIPLTRPA
- a CDS encoding BMP family ABC transporter substrate-binding protein, translating into MTDRRAIPPRTRVRLAVFVAALLAPGVALAGCALAASTHGAPTAIGSPVPGVAPLGHGFLGDSGPTPTPEATVEPEPGSWAGVVPPSGYRVVLITAGDDPASTAVADGVRVWAARTGVALDERTAVDDDGVEARIEEAVALAPDLVVGAGAGVVDVFALLTAQHLGQQFLVVGAQLAEPTENVTSVIWDGAAFRGTGLAAASEPTAEAITPARASDAIEAGVASVLHGHTGIVLHLSTR